TGAGAAAAGGATGGAAGGTGTTGGAAATTGTCTTGAACTCGCCATCTATGATTCCAAATCCTTCACCGACCACATCCACTTGGTTGCATGATTCCCCGAAGGCTTTTTTGTAGATGATGCCATGTACTTTGCCCGGTTCATTCTGCCATTTCTTTTGCAGCTCTTGAAATTCTTGGGTATCGGTTTGCATGATGACGACATATCCACTTTTGCAGTGTGTTCCGTTGGCAGTGTACCAGTCATCAAAGCCATCTCGCCCGTAAATGATAATTCCACCGTATTTATGTTGACTTCCACTGTATgggtttgatttacacgaaatgTGAATGGTGCGAACATCGAAACGCCTGCCATTTTCACTTAGTGGGAAGATCATTAGGTGTTCCCGTTCACTGTCTAGCACTACGTTGGGCATGAATTTTGATCCAGCCATGATGTATCGATCGGTAATCTTCGAGTCAGCTGATTGATTGCACAAAGATTGATTCTTACGTAGAGAAAGAAACCTTTTGATGAACTAGATAAATTGTCGGTAGGAAGGCGAAAAAAGCCCCGAGAAACAGGTAGCAATAACTGATTTGTTCGCTGTTTTGTATTCATTCCATGTCATTTGCAAATTGTTCACTGAAGTGGAAGTGATAAGGGGGTGGAGATTTGACGAGCGACGTAAATATCTTCTTATTTCCCGGATACTGAGGTGAATAATAGCCATAGCGCATACTACGCAGGGACCACTAAACCCTCTTTTTTTTACTCTTGACTTTCGATTTTGCTTTTTCGGCTGCTCAGAGATAAATATAACTTACCTCTCACATCCgcactagccaatcagcgcgcgcgaagAGCACTATTCGTTGGTATGTAGAAATACTTATGATTGATTAAAAAGGTTAGTTAGTAACCAATTAGGTTTTAGAAGCCATAAACCCAAACACAAGGAGTTGGTTTCCCAAACTTGAGACGCTCTATTAAACCCTGGTTCGACCTAGGAGTGAGTTCCTCTCAATCTAAGATCTACTCTCTTTCCCgacaacaaaatatttcctaCAGAGTTTCCTGGGACGTTTTTGGTTACAgcataaaaagaaaaccaatcaCGATGGAAAATGCAGCAACTGTTTTATAACTGCCAAACGCTGCGCCTCGCAAGAGAAAGTCTGTTAAGGCATTAAGAGGAATACCGAGAACTGAGTCAAGAGAGATGAACAAAGGGTAAGTAAAAGCTATGCCAAAATTTatcacaaaattttatttcaaaatcttCCGAAGCCATTCACAAAGAAGAACGTGTTCCGGCGGAGAGCTCTACTCAAGGAGATGACTCAATAACAGTCACTCATGGAGATACAAGAAGGGAGAAACGAAAAAAGCCCAAAATTGGAGAAGTCCATCTGCACAGCGATCAACAAGAACAGGTTGAAAATAACGAAAGTCGCGAGTTGACgaggagaagaaaaaagaaagttaaataaaacAGAGTTAATACTACAACTTTGACGCCTGTGTATAGATACAACCACTTAAATATTTCAGAACTTATTTGATAACTTACATTGCAACCAAAAAGTTGATATTTCTCCAAACTGCGAACATTGAATTTTGACCCCAGACTAGCATCATATCCCTCCTTaaaatatcatccctgaattaCACGTAaaggtgacgagaataaaggaaatgatcaccaactaaagaaactcttggttgttaaacaaattctccttgtcagcaactgaGGTAAAGTGCagagaacagtaaagagaatatgcatactgaaaTTAGGTTGTAAGGGGTTGATTCTACAATTATCTGTGTGATTTATCGATGAATGAGGAAACCGCAACACTTTCGCCTTTCCTCACAATGGAATGTTAAAGCGTATGCTTACCGATTCATGGAAATGTAACAGGTCCATATAGTAGGGAACACTTTTCAAATTTGGAACGCGCTTACAGCAGAAACCACGATGAATAAATCATTAGTTCAGATCCATGTTTGCGTGAGAAGCGAATTCGAAAATTAGTTACAGGAGTATCACAAGAacgaacatgaaaaaaaaaacaatttcaggaAATGACaatttaataataatacaaacatACACAGCAAACATGGAACACGACAATGTGTTCTGTTGGCAGTATACTTGTCAACAAAGCCATTTGGCATGTAAATGATGATTCTGTCCCGAGAAACaggttaaaataatttgctctAATTTATTCATTACATGTCAGCTCGCAACTATTCACTCAAGTGGAAGTGATTAGGGGTGGGTTTTAATGAGCGAGGCCAATATCCAACCATTTTCACCGATGCTGGGGTGAATAATAGTTTCGTGCAGTCCacacaaaaactaaaaagatcTACTTTTTACGTCAGTTCACCAGAAAATGGTCGGGAATTAATCTCTTGACACGCGATTTTGCCTTTTCGGCTTCTCGCAgatgaatagtacttgctagTCACATCTGACCTGGCCAATGAGCGTGTGCAAAAGGCACGCACTTTTCACCTGTGtgatgttttttattaaaacacatTACGATTGATTTAATTGTATCGAGTAACATAAAAAAGGTATGTGGATGAGATTTCATTTTCCTGATTTCATGTTTCGATTTCGTAACTTAATTGTTTCGAATTGCGTGATATTGTTATCTTTTCGAATATGCTAACTGACGGAAGTCGTTAATATATTGGACCGGAGGATTCAATTCGTTCGGaactgcaaaacaaagaaattaaaaatgaaaacgaagAATGGTGTATTGTTAACTTCAGCACAAGAGGACTGAACATTGAAGACTGAAGGAGGATCTGTGAGAAAATATTCGAAGATGCGTGTTAAAGATTCGTCTCTATCAGTTAAAGCCTATGTTAACAGGCTATAACCTTGAACTTGAAGGCTagaatgaaaatatgaaaattgcttttgatcGGAATCTTGTTTAGAAAAATTCCCTTTAATGTAACATCCAATGATTTACAGGcttttattttagaaaaaaaattaaatacaaaactatGCATGTATGCCTAAAAAAGAACTCGCGAAGGAGCTCATCTTACGAGAAGTTGAGTAATCCTTGTAGTGCGAATACTCATCatacaacaagaaaaaatgatCAAAGAGCTTGAGCTTCCATTATGTCAGACACATTAGCAAAAAAACTACATGAATATTCAGTGTCTTAAAGCTGCAGCAGTTTTAGAACCTAGCTGTGTGGTTTTTACTCCTCATCAGAGGAAAGTAAACTTTTAACCGCATGATTCTGGCGATCGAGGAAGTTGGATCCAGCTCTCTTCCACCACTCAACCACCTTTTCTACACACTTTTTTGATTCTGGATGCATCTCCAAGCTGTGGCCGTGTTTGTTGCCATCTTTGCCCGCGAAGCGGTGCTTCTTGTCGTCCGGGTTGCCCTTGTCGTCGTCATCGAGAAAAGGATGGAAGGTGTTGGAAATTGTCTTGAACTCGCCATCTATGATTCCAAATCCTTCACCGACCACATCCACTTGGTTGCATGATTCCCCGAAGGCTTTTTTGTAGATGATGCCATGTACTTTGCCCGGTTCATTCTGCCATTTCTTTTGCAGCTCTTGAAATTCTTGGGTATCGGTTTGCATGATGACGACATATCCACTTTTGCAGTGTGTTCCGTTGGCAGTGTACCAGTCATCAAAGCCATCTCGCCCGTAAATGATAATTCCACCGTATTTATGTTGACTTCCACTGTATgggtttgatttacacgaaatgTGAATGGTGCGAACATCGAAACGCCTGCCATTTCCACTCGATGGGAAGACTTTTAGGTGTTCCTGTTCACTGTCTAGCACTACGTTGGGCATGAATTTTGACCCAGCCATGATATATCGATCGGTAACCTTTTGATGACCTAGATAAATTTTTGGTAGGAAGGCGACGAAAACCTCGAGAAACAGGCAGCAATAACTGATTTGTTCGCTGTTTTGTATTATTCCATATCATTTGGCAATTGTCCACTGAAGTGGAAGTGACAAGGGGGTGGAGTTTTGACGAGCGAGGTGATTTCTTCTTATTTCACGGATACTGAGGTAAATAATAGCCATAGTACATATCACAAAGAAACCaccaaaccttttttttttaaccctcgAATTTCGATTTTGCCTTTTCAGCTGCTCCGAGATAGATGTAACTTGCCTCTCACatccgaactagccaatcagcgcacGCGAAAAGCACTGTTCGTCGGTATGTAGAAATACTTATGATGATTGATTTAGTTACTGATGAGATTGAACTCGTTAACGGTCCATATAAATTATGCATAAAAAGGAAAGTTCCCGCCCCCTCCACCAAGCAGATATCTAAAATATTTACCGTTTTTGAATAGTCACTGCCGATGTTTGTTTTGCAGCGGAACGCCTTAAAACGCTGCATCTTTACATCTATTGACATGattataaataaaatttcaaaagttaaattaaCCTGTTTTTACGCAAAATTAATTATGTGTTAAGCTCAGCaccgcgttttactgattgagggtaGTATTGTCAAGTGCCTTTACGAGCAcgccaaacgtctcgtaacaaaaccctctgtcatctccgaggagaaaaaaaaacatctgtcatctgttctggttcctaatggttatcctttttctttcttgcagaaacttaccaagaccggaaaaccgaacaacagtgccgaacctGCCTACGAGTTTAAAGCTgctgcggttttaccttatgtcaaaggtctgtccgaacagcttcgccgttgcctacaacaacaaggcgtacgcgctgttttcaagtcggagactgcgctaagatctcagttagtatgaccaaaagacgctgtcgacccggccAAACAAGATGGTGTAGTTTACAAGATTCCCTGTGAATGTGGCAAGGTAtacattggagagactggaagacctatgcaagacagaattaaggagcacgatcgagacattccTCGCCCGTACggagacctccgccgtttcagagcatgcccacaacaccggacacaagccactctggaacgaagtaaagttcaTTGATCGTGACCCTTGTTACAACACGCGCAGGGTCAGAGGCAATTGacataagacttcaccctaacaaaaTCAACggggatagtggaatagaaattccagaagcgtggatgcccacgatcaaaaaacacaacaacaggagagccgtgcgacagcgaaccaccgagggagcaaatccctgcaccaatcagagctgttgaaaaacaactaatcacagcagaacATCATGCTgtataagatcacgcatgaccaggcgacctcatcgcctgaagaagactagcagtatgcaatcgaaacgtcgcgatctacatcacacgtgactacatcgtgagacaaacgaaaaacttgcCCTTTATGATAGGATTGATAAAAAAGGTTAGTTAGTAACCAATTAGGTTTCAGAAGCCATAAACCCAAATACAAGGAGATGGTTTCCCAAACTTGAGACGCTCTAtttaaaaaatctattttttatgTCAGTTCACTAgaaaatggtcggaaattaaactcttgacacGCGCTTTTGTCTTTTTAGCTTCTCGCAGAAGAATAGTACTTGCCAGTCACATCCGACTCCGACCTAGCCAATGAGCTTGTGCAAAAGGTACGCACTTTTCCCCTGTGTGATGTTTACTAAAACGTGTTATGATTGATTTAATCGTATAGAGTAACGTAAAAAAGGTATGTGGATGAGATTTCATTTTCCTGATTTCATGTTTCGAATTCGTTATTACATTTCTTCGATTACGTAACGTAATTGTTTCGAATTGCGtgatattgttttcttttcgaATATGCTAATAACGGAAGTCGTTAAAATATTGGACCGGATGACGTGATCGCTAGGATTCAATCCATTTGGAagtgcaaaacaaacaaataaaaaaataaaaataaaaaatggcgtATTGTTTACTTCAGCTCATGAGGACTGAAGAATGAAGGAGgatctttgagaaaatattcGAAGATACGTGTTAAAAGATGCGTCCCTATCGGTTAGAGCCAATGTTAACAAGCTTTAACCTTGAACTTGAAGGCTagaatgaaaatatgaaaattgcttttgatcGGAATCTTGTGTGTAGAAAAATTCTCTTTAGTGAAATATCCAGTGATTTATTggcttttattttga
The sequence above is a segment of the Pocillopora verrucosa isolate sample1 chromosome 5, ASM3666991v2, whole genome shotgun sequence genome. Coding sequences within it:
- the LOC131790967 gene encoding uncharacterized protein — translated: MAGSKFMPNVVLDSEQEHLKVFPSSGNGRRFDVRTIHISCKSNPYSGSQHKYGGIIIYGRDGFDDWYTANGTHCKSGYVVIMQTDTQEFQELQKKWQNEPGKVHGIIYKKAFGESCNQVDVVGEGFGIIDGEFKTISNTFHPFLDDDDKGNPDDKKHRFAGKDGNKHGHSLEMHPESKKCVEKVVEWWKRAGSNFLDRQNHAVKSLLSSDEE
- the LOC131790968 gene encoding uncharacterized protein, producing the protein MAGSKFMPNVVLDSEREHLMIFPLSENGRRFDVRTIHISCKSNPYSGSQHKYGGIIIYGRDGFDDWYTANGTHCKSGYVVIMQTDTQEFQELQKKWQNEPGKVHGIIYKKAFGESCNQVDVVGEGFGIIDGEFKTISNTFHPFLNDDDKGNPDDKKHRFAGKDDSEHGHSLEMHPESKKCVEKVVEWWKRAGSNFLERQNHAVKSLLSSDEE